In Acidobacteriota bacterium, the following proteins share a genomic window:
- a CDS encoding ATP-binding protein: protein MKRLKQKLISSYGLLIALILAVSVWGIYHLVSLGRAIDVILVNNYKSIIAAERMKDALERLDSSALFAISGQTAKAQNQFAENVSKFADELRVAASNITEKDEDKIIADIERQFSSYRQTIETFIGSEVAEAKNDQTSSTKSGKYFAQLEPDFVALRNRLDDLLKLNQQAMLAANERAISRSWEAEVSMAMLALVALIAALAFAWRFTNYVVEPINVLTAKAKLIGEGDFEQHISITSKDEIGELATEFNRMAVRLRDLRQSEQWQLLLEKKKSDAVLDSIYEPVIVTDAQGHVTQINKSARDFFLRAQDNEAGDIDYSLSRFSAGELILKAVRDAMSLQKPVAQEGDAAIVPVKIGAHERSYRLRTTPVRDGDGRLIGAVTLLEDITEMREVDRLKTDFIAIASNKLRDPLRALQLALHAVIQGYTGELNAQQAAMLTDARDQSERLREIIDDLLELSKIESGTRKLSMERLRPIDITRPVIEHFQSAADAKRIKLIADVAPDLAWVVADGEALRRIFDNLLSNAIRHTPMGGEIKIEAKERVDRVMFAISDTGEGIPEDELPTLFNRFAQVKKTTSGGTGLGLALTKQLVEAQSGQIAVSSRVGEGTTFTFTLPIGGYSSARN, encoded by the coding sequence ATGAAGCGGCTCAAACAAAAACTGATTTCCAGCTACGGACTGCTGATTGCGCTGATTTTAGCGGTAAGCGTGTGGGGAATTTATCATCTGGTCAGTCTGGGGCGGGCAATCGATGTCATCCTGGTAAATAATTATAAAAGCATTATCGCGGCTGAACGTATGAAAGATGCCCTCGAACGTCTGGATTCGTCGGCGCTTTTCGCCATTTCCGGGCAGACCGCTAAAGCACAAAATCAATTTGCTGAAAATGTCAGTAAATTTGCTGATGAATTGCGGGTTGCTGCAAGCAATATCACCGAAAAGGATGAAGATAAAATCATTGCCGATATCGAAAGGCAATTTTCGAGCTATCGTCAGACGATTGAAACATTCATCGGCAGCGAGGTGGCGGAGGCGAAAAATGACCAAACCTCATCGACAAAATCGGGAAAATATTTCGCGCAACTGGAGCCGGATTTCGTGGCGCTCAGAAACCGCCTCGATGATTTGTTAAAGCTCAATCAACAAGCCATGCTGGCGGCAAACGAGCGGGCGATTTCGCGGTCATGGGAAGCCGAAGTTTCGATGGCAATGCTCGCCCTGGTTGCTTTAATTGCCGCTTTAGCGTTTGCCTGGCGATTCACCAATTATGTGGTTGAACCGATCAACGTGTTGACCGCCAAAGCCAAGCTCATCGGTGAAGGCGATTTCGAGCAACACATCAGCATCACCTCAAAAGATGAAATCGGCGAACTTGCCACCGAGTTTAACCGCATGGCGGTGCGCTTGCGCGACCTCAGACAGTCCGAACAATGGCAGTTATTGCTCGAAAAGAAAAAATCCGATGCAGTTCTGGATTCCATTTATGAACCGGTGATTGTCACCGACGCGCAAGGGCATGTCACGCAAATCAACAAATCGGCAAGGGATTTTTTCTTACGCGCCCAGGATAACGAAGCCGGTGATATTGATTACTCATTGTCGCGATTTAGCGCCGGTGAATTGATTCTCAAAGCCGTGCGTGATGCCATGTCTTTGCAAAAACCGGTTGCCCAGGAAGGCGACGCCGCGATTGTGCCGGTAAAAATCGGCGCTCACGAACGCAGCTATCGACTGCGCACCACGCCTGTGCGCGACGGCGATGGGCGGTTGATTGGCGCGGTAACCCTGCTTGAAGACATCACGGAAATGCGCGAAGTTGATCGCCTGAAAACCGATTTTATCGCTATCGCTTCAAACAAACTGCGCGACCCGCTCAGGGCTTTGCAACTGGCGCTGCATGCAGTGATTCAAGGTTACACCGGCGAATTGAACGCTCAACAAGCCGCTATGCTCACAGACGCCCGCGACCAATCCGAACGCCTGAGAGAAATCATTGATGACTTACTGGAACTTTCAAAAATCGAATCGGGAACCCGCAAACTGTCAATGGAACGATTGCGACCGATAGACATCACCCGCCCGGTCATTGAACATTTTCAAAGCGCCGCGGATGCCAAACGGATAAAATTAATCGCGGATGTTGCCCCCGATTTAGCCTGGGTAGTCGCTGATGGTGAAGCATTGCGCCGGATTTTTGATAATCTCTTATCGAATGCCATTCGCCATACGCCGATGGGCGGCGAAATTAAAATCGAAGCCAAAGAGCGTGTAGACCGCGTGATGTTTGCCATAAGCGACACCGGCGAAGGCATCCCGGAAGATGAGTTACCAACATTGTTCAATCGTTTTGCGCAGGTTAAAAAAACCACCAGCGGCGGCACGGGACTCGGACTCGCGCTGACCAAACAATTAGTGGAAGCGCAAAGCGGACAGATTGCCGTCAGCAGTCGTGTGGGCGAAGGCACAACCTTTACCTTTACGTTGCCCATCGGCGGTTATTCGAGCGCCCGAAATTAA
- a CDS encoding universal stress protein → MPDQSNNRPTAEALLAKLNQSQHARLRVYIGAAPGVGKTYQMLEDAHLLKRQGFDVVIGLVETYGRRDTEAKIADLESIPRKRIEYRGVIIEEMNLEAILERKPEICLVDELAHTNAPGSKNYKRYEDVLDLLDAGIHVMTAVNVQHLETLNDAVARSSGVRVRETVPDSFLKRADEVVNVDVTIDELRTRIKQGKVYKPEKIEQSLTNFFRKGNLSTLRELALRTVAEDVASKSAQYREREGLEPAPIPEKVMVCMSSGATAKKLLRAGARIAGRIGAVWYAVYVETPKENPSANSPELAQQIAENLAFAESLGATVVKLKARRVADGLIEFAKREGITHVIFGQSARSRWEILLHGSVLNRFLAEVKDAAVQIIPAD, encoded by the coding sequence ATGCCTGATCAATCCAACAATCGACCTACTGCCGAAGCCTTGCTTGCGAAATTAAACCAATCGCAACACGCGCGCTTGCGTGTATACATCGGCGCAGCGCCGGGTGTCGGCAAAACTTATCAAATGCTTGAAGACGCCCACCTGCTCAAGCGTCAGGGATTTGATGTGGTCATCGGATTGGTTGAAACCTATGGTCGCCGCGATACCGAAGCGAAAATCGCTGACCTTGAAAGCATTCCGCGAAAACGCATTGAATATCGCGGCGTCATCATCGAAGAGATGAATCTTGAAGCCATCCTCGAACGCAAACCGGAAATCTGTCTGGTGGATGAACTGGCGCACACCAATGCCCCCGGCTCGAAAAATTATAAACGTTATGAAGATGTATTGGATTTACTTGATGCAGGCATTCATGTGATGACCGCCGTGAATGTTCAGCATCTGGAAACCTTGAATGATGCGGTGGCGCGGTCATCGGGCGTGCGGGTGCGCGAAACCGTGCCCGATAGTTTTCTCAAACGCGCTGATGAAGTGGTGAATGTCGATGTCACGATTGACGAACTGCGAACCCGTATTAAACAGGGCAAGGTCTATAAACCGGAAAAGATTGAACAATCACTCACCAATTTTTTTCGCAAAGGCAATCTGTCGACCTTGCGCGAACTTGCTTTGAGAACCGTCGCCGAAGATGTGGCGTCAAAATCCGCGCAGTATCGCGAACGGGAAGGCTTGGAGCCTGCGCCGATTCCCGAAAAGGTGATGGTCTGTATGTCATCCGGCGCAACCGCAAAAAAATTACTCAGAGCCGGAGCGCGCATCGCCGGGCGTATAGGCGCGGTCTGGTACGCGGTCTATGTGGAAACCCCAAAAGAAAATCCTTCTGCTAACTCTCCCGAACTGGCGCAACAGATTGCCGAAAATCTGGCTTTTGCCGAAAGCCTGGGCGCAACCGTAGTGAAATTAAAAGCGCGGCGCGTCGCCGATGGTCTCATCGAATTCGCCAAACGCGAAGGCATCACCCATGTGATTTTCGGGCAATCGGCGCGGTCGCGTTGGGAAATTCTGCTGCACGGTTCGGTACTGAATCGGTTTCTTGCCGAGGTCAAAGATGCGGCTGTGCAAATCATTCCCGCCGATTAG
- a CDS encoding ATP-binding protein produces the protein MNKAAVQNFLGYTSAVLSVAAVTAFYRLVIVDVNHTTVALSFLLVVLLVASFHKLKSAIFTAITAIFCFNFFFLPPFGTLTIEDPQNWVALFAFLITAIIASQLSAIARQRAREAERRREELFKLYQLSQSIIITPDSKAVMPSLVRQIVTEFDVSFCTLFIKSEDGDWHQLNVATRSEYGRFIEPNASILDESFASGEIIEADLPEKRRQDLQSQHIYYAPLKIGVKSIGVMVVTVSTLERGTIEAIAGLVALAMERTAMLKELSYTEALKQSDELKSALLASVSHDLRTPLTSMRAAIDNLLQKDVEWDKEALSEFHLIISEDVQRLTRLVQNLLEMARIEAGELHLAKEWAAVAEIISNTVERCADATRNHKIVVDADEFLPFVKVDSLLLTQALSYVVENAAKYSPTDRVITIRARVGKDRLSLSVEDKGEGISAEEIAHIFDRFYRSASKSVQQRSGTGMGLSIARGIIEAHGGRISVESELGRGSTFTFEIPTATKSVAAMRIEQENNEAVYE, from the coding sequence ATGAACAAAGCGGCAGTGCAAAATTTTTTGGGATACACCTCGGCGGTACTGAGTGTGGCAGCGGTGACGGCTTTTTACCGGCTGGTGATTGTCGATGTCAATCACACGACGGTGGCGCTCAGTTTCCTGCTGGTGGTTTTGTTGGTCGCCTCTTTTCATAAACTCAAATCGGCAATTTTTACCGCGATTACGGCAATCTTCTGTTTCAACTTTTTCTTTCTGCCGCCTTTTGGGACGCTGACCATTGAAGACCCGCAAAACTGGGTGGCGCTCTTTGCGTTTCTGATAACCGCCATCATTGCCAGTCAACTGTCAGCGATTGCCCGCCAGCGGGCGCGTGAAGCCGAGCGCCGTCGCGAAGAACTGTTCAAGTTGTATCAACTCAGTCAATCCATCATCATCACGCCTGACTCGAAAGCGGTTATGCCTTCGCTGGTTCGACAAATCGTTACCGAATTCGATGTTTCGTTTTGCACCTTGTTTATTAAATCGGAAGACGGCGACTGGCATCAGTTGAATGTCGCCACCAGAAGTGAGTATGGGCGATTCATTGAACCGAATGCTTCAATCCTGGATGAAAGTTTTGCAAGCGGTGAAATCATCGAAGCGGATTTACCGGAAAAACGTCGGCAGGATTTGCAGTCACAACATATTTACTATGCGCCTTTAAAAATCGGCGTCAAATCCATCGGCGTGATGGTGGTTACGGTATCAACGCTGGAGCGCGGAACCATCGAAGCCATCGCCGGACTCGTGGCGCTGGCGATGGAACGCACGGCGATGCTCAAGGAGTTGAGTTATACGGAAGCCCTCAAACAAAGCGATGAATTAAAATCGGCGTTGCTGGCTTCCGTTTCACATGATTTACGCACGCCGCTCACCTCGATGCGCGCGGCAATCGATAACCTTTTGCAAAAAGATGTTGAGTGGGATAAAGAGGCGCTCAGCGAATTTCATTTGATTATCAGTGAAGATGTGCAAAGGCTCACGCGGTTGGTGCAGAATTTACTGGAGATGGCGCGCATCGAAGCGGGCGAGTTACATCTTGCAAAAGAGTGGGCAGCGGTTGCAGAAATTATCAGCAATACGGTTGAGCGATGCGCCGATGCGACCCGCAATCACAAAATCGTTGTCGATGCCGATGAATTTTTACCGTTTGTCAAAGTTGACTCGCTGTTACTCACACAGGCTTTGAGTTATGTGGTTGAAAACGCCGCCAAGTATTCGCCAACCGACCGTGTCATCACCATTCGCGCGCGTGTAGGCAAAGACCGACTTAGCCTCAGCGTCGAAGATAAGGGCGAAGGAATCAGTGCTGAAGAGATTGCCCATATTTTTGACAGGTTTTATCGCAGCGCCTCAAAAAGCGTCCAGCAAAGAAGTGGGACGGGAATGGGACTCAGTATCGCTCGCGGTATCATAGAGGCGCACGGCGGCAGAATTTCCGTTGAAAGCGAATTGGGGCGCGGCTCAACCTTCACCTTTGAAATTCCCACGGCAACCAAATCGGTTGCGGCAATGCGAATCGAACAGGAGAACAACGAGGCAGTTTATGAATGA
- a CDS encoding response regulator transcription factor has translation MNEQSKSKKPVILVVDDELQILRVMRASLPARGYEIRTAQGGKEALDEMHKQMPDLLILDLMMPDMNGLEVCRRVREFSEVPIIVLSAKGEERNKVAALDAGADDYVTKPFGMEELLARVRAILRRQHIAEAQTSVITVGDVSIDIDERRVTVAGQEIKLTPKEFDVLKYLLTNAGKVVTHRALLQAVWGSESSEQTEYLRVFINQLRRKIEPDTQHPRYIITEPWVGYRFTLHEA, from the coding sequence ATGAATGAACAGTCGAAATCCAAAAAGCCGGTCATTCTGGTGGTTGATGATGAATTGCAAATCCTGCGCGTGATGCGCGCCAGTCTGCCGGCGCGAGGTTATGAAATTCGCACTGCACAGGGCGGCAAAGAAGCGCTCGATGAAATGCACAAACAGATGCCCGATTTGCTTATCCTTGATTTGATGATGCCGGACATGAACGGACTTGAGGTCTGTCGCCGGGTGCGCGAATTTTCCGAAGTGCCCATCATCGTGCTCTCTGCAAAAGGCGAAGAACGCAACAAAGTCGCGGCGCTCGATGCGGGCGCCGATGATTATGTGACGAAACCATTTGGCATGGAAGAACTATTGGCGCGTGTGCGCGCCATTTTGCGGCGGCAACATATCGCCGAAGCGCAGACTTCGGTTATCACGGTCGGTGATGTGTCGATTGACATTGACGAACGTCGGGTTACGGTTGCCGGGCAGGAAATCAAACTGACCCCCAAAGAATTCGATGTGCTCAAGTACCTGTTGACCAATGCGGGCAAAGTCGTCACCCACAGAGCCTTGCTGCAAGCCGTCTGGGGTTCGGAATCATCGGAACAGACGGAATACCTGCGCGTCTTCATCAATCAATTGCGCCGTAAAATCGAACCCGACACCCAACATCCGCGCTATATCATCACCGAACCGTGGGTTGGTTATCGCTTCACGCTTCACGAAGCTTAA
- a CDS encoding aminotransferase class I/II-fold pyridoxal phosphate-dependent enzyme, with the protein MTSTNPELSNHLTATMKKIISNKADLFTESVIREMTRQANLYGAINLSQGFPDFAAPAEIKQAACDAINADINQYAITWGAKNFRDAIVEKSKWYLGLDVDPEREITVTCGSTEAMMAAMMAITNPGDEVIVFEPFYENYGPDAILSSATPRYVTMYAPDWSFDKAELEAAFNNHTKAIIINTPNNPTGKIFSREEMEFIASLCQKWNVIAITDEIYEHILFNGKQHIAMAKIDGMQDRTITINGLSKTYSVTGWRVGYAIARPDITQAIRKVHDFLTVGAAAPLQEAGAVALRLPNSYYEKLQAVYTEKREQVLQVLKDVGFKCYDPDGAYYIMTDISAFGYDNDVEFAKFMVKEIGVAVVPGSSFYHDPQLGAHQVRFTFCKKDETLAAAEARLQKLKAFAKNAG; encoded by the coding sequence ATGACTTCTACAAACCCGGAACTATCGAACCATCTCACCGCCACAATGAAAAAAATTATTTCCAACAAAGCCGATTTGTTTACCGAATCGGTCATCCGCGAGATGACCCGGCAGGCAAACCTTTACGGCGCTATTAATTTGTCGCAGGGCTTCCCGGATTTCGCGGCTCCGGCGGAAATCAAACAGGCAGCCTGTGATGCTATCAATGCGGACATCAATCAATATGCGATTACCTGGGGGGCAAAAAATTTCCGCGACGCGATTGTCGAAAAATCCAAATGGTATTTAGGTCTCGACGTAGACCCGGAACGCGAAATCACCGTGACCTGCGGTTCAACCGAAGCGATGATGGCAGCAATGATGGCTATCACCAATCCCGGCGATGAAGTGATTGTCTTTGAACCATTCTATGAAAATTATGGACCGGATGCGATTTTATCGAGCGCCACGCCGCGTTATGTGACGATGTATGCGCCCGACTGGTCTTTCGATAAAGCGGAACTCGAAGCGGCATTTAACAACCATACAAAAGCCATCATCATCAACACGCCGAATAATCCGACCGGAAAAATTTTCAGTCGCGAAGAGATGGAATTCATCGCCAGCCTCTGCCAAAAATGGAATGTCATCGCTATCACTGATGAAATCTACGAGCACATTTTATTCAACGGCAAACAGCACATCGCTATGGCAAAGATTGATGGGATGCAAGACCGCACGATAACCATCAACGGTTTATCGAAAACCTATAGCGTCACCGGCTGGCGCGTTGGTTACGCGATTGCGCGCCCCGATATTACGCAGGCGATTCGCAAAGTGCATGACTTTTTAACCGTTGGCGCGGCGGCACCGCTTCAGGAAGCGGGCGCAGTAGCCCTCAGACTTCCCAATTCTTATTATGAAAAATTGCAAGCTGTGTACACCGAAAAACGTGAGCAGGTTTTGCAAGTCTTAAAAGATGTCGGTTTCAAATGTTACGACCCGGACGGCGCTTATTACATCATGACTGACATCAGCGCCTTCGGTTACGACAACGATGTGGAGTTCGCGAAATTCATGGTGAAAGAAATCGGTGTGGCGGTCGTCCCCGGCAGCAGTTTCTATCACGACCCGCAACTTGGCGCGCATCAGGTGCGCTTTACCTTTTGCAAAAAAGACGAAACCCTGGCGGCAGCCGAAGCGCGGTTGCAGAAATTGAAAGCCTTTGCGAAAAACGCAGGGTAG
- a CDS encoding DUF2911 domain-containing protein — MKKLFSLITLMTIVSVTVFAQMTGDRGVAELALSGGKVSVEYGRPSLKGRDIEKMLNEQLPVGTAWRMGSNAATTLTADADLKFGKTVVAKGKYVLQAKRAEDQKWILVLTAENQTPVEVPLTFKKSDQSAEMLTIALTAKGKDGKFLLHWGTFTLSTEFKKA, encoded by the coding sequence ATGAAGAAGCTTTTTTCGCTTATTACCTTGATGACGATAGTTTCAGTAACCGTTTTTGCCCAGATGACCGGTGATAGAGGCGTTGCGGAGCTTGCGCTTTCCGGCGGTAAAGTTTCCGTTGAATACGGACGCCCATCACTCAAAGGTCGCGATATTGAAAAGATGCTCAATGAACAATTGCCGGTCGGCACTGCCTGGCGTATGGGTTCAAATGCGGCGACCACCTTGACGGCGGATGCGGATTTGAAATTCGGCAAAACTGTGGTCGCCAAAGGCAAATATGTGTTGCAAGCCAAACGCGCCGAAGACCAGAAATGGATTCTGGTTTTAACCGCTGAAAATCAAACGCCCGTTGAAGTTCCGCTGACCTTCAAAAAATCCGACCAGTCAGCCGAAATGCTGACGATTGCACTGACTGCCAAAGGCAAAGACGGCAAGTTCCTGCTGCATTGGGGAACCTTTACACTTTCCACCGAATTCAAAAAAGCTTAA
- a CDS encoding Rrf2 family transcriptional regulator produces MQISTKGKYSVRAVLDIAQNSKGAPVTLKAISEREGISLLFLEQIFQQLRKGDIVNSIRGPFGGYVLSRDPSEISVGEIVRLVEPPLYSNSCFDKDESSHDCRIAESCVSGAIWRQLNEHINSFMDSITLADLVNQPKAEVVYHLRMKSDKLLSDKKKQTKAAEVA; encoded by the coding sequence ATGCAGATTTCAACCAAAGGCAAATATTCGGTGAGAGCCGTTCTGGACATTGCGCAAAATTCCAAGGGCGCTCCCGTAACTTTGAAAGCTATTTCCGAACGTGAAGGCATTTCGTTGTTGTTCCTTGAACAAATTTTTCAACAACTGCGCAAAGGTGACATTGTCAACAGCATCCGTGGACCGTTTGGCGGGTACGTTTTATCGCGCGACCCGTCGGAAATTTCGGTCGGTGAAATCGTTCGTCTGGTTGAACCGCCGCTTTATTCAAATTCCTGTTTTGATAAGGATGAATCGTCGCACGATTGCCGGATTGCCGAATCGTGCGTGAGCGGCGCAATCTGGCGACAGTTGAATGAACATATCAACAGTTTTATGGATTCCATCACGCTTGCGGATTTGGTCAATCAACCGAAAGCCGAAGTGGTTTATCACCTCAGAATGAAATCGGACAAATTGCTTTCGGATAAGAAAAAACAGACGAAAGCCGCTGAGGTAGCTTGA
- a CDS encoding IscS subfamily cysteine desulfurase, producing MALKLPIYMDYHATTPCDPRVFEAMRPYFTEMFGNAASRNHKFGWQAEEAVENSRKQIAELIGASPKEIIFTSGATESDNLAIKGVAEMYYEKGDHIITAVTEHKAVLDTCKKLEKRGFKVTYLPVGSDGLVTPDDVKNAITDKTILVSIMHANNEIGVLQPIAEIGKVCKERGVLFHTDATQSVGKIPFDVNALNVDLVSMSAHKIYGPKGVGGLYVRRKNPRVMLVPMMDGGGHERGMRSGTLNVTGIVGLGKACEIARQEMHEENQRVFALREKLRTGIMNEIPEVYINGHLEHRLPGNLNISFAYVEGESLLMGINDIAVSSGSACTSASLEPSYVLKALGVGEELAHSSIRFGLGRFNTEEEVDYTIGKVNEAVNKLRELSPLWEMVQEGVDLSKVAWTGH from the coding sequence ATGGCGCTCAAACTTCCAATTTACATGGACTATCACGCAACCACGCCCTGCGACCCGCGTGTCTTCGAGGCGATGCGTCCGTACTTTACCGAAATGTTCGGTAATGCCGCGAGTCGCAACCACAAGTTCGGTTGGCAAGCCGAAGAAGCGGTCGAAAATTCGCGCAAACAGATTGCCGAACTAATCGGCGCTTCACCTAAAGAAATTATCTTTACGAGCGGCGCGACCGAAAGCGACAACCTCGCAATCAAAGGTGTCGCCGAGATGTATTACGAAAAAGGCGACCACATCATCACTGCCGTCACCGAACATAAAGCGGTGCTCGACACCTGCAAAAAACTTGAAAAACGCGGCTTCAAAGTGACCTATTTGCCGGTAGGCAGCGACGGACTGGTTACGCCCGATGATGTCAAAAATGCCATCACCGATAAAACCATTCTGGTGTCAATCATGCACGCCAACAATGAAATCGGTGTGTTACAACCGATTGCCGAAATCGGCAAAGTTTGCAAAGAGCGCGGCGTGCTGTTTCACACGGATGCCACGCAATCGGTCGGTAAAATTCCGTTCGATGTGAACGCGCTTAATGTGGATTTGGTTTCAATGTCGGCGCATAAAATTTATGGTCCGAAAGGCGTCGGCGGTCTCTATGTGCGCCGCAAAAACCCGCGCGTGATGCTGGTGCCGATGATGGATGGCGGCGGACACGAGCGTGGTATGCGTAGCGGCACTTTGAATGTCACAGGCATTGTCGGACTTGGTAAGGCTTGCGAAATTGCCCGGCAGGAAATGCACGAAGAAAACCAGAGAGTTTTCGCGCTGCGTGAAAAGCTGCGCACAGGGATTATGAACGAGATTCCCGAAGTTTATATCAACGGTCATCTCGAGCACCGCTTGCCCGGCAATTTGAATATTTCGTTCGCTTATGTTGAAGGCGAATCATTGTTGATGGGCATCAATGACATTGCCGTATCGTCAGGTTCGGCTTGCACCTCGGCGAGCCTGGAACCAAGTTACGTGTTGAAGGCTCTGGGGGTTGGCGAAGAGTTGGCGCACAGTTCGATTCGTTTCGGACTCGGACGCTTCAATACCGAAGAAGAGGTCGATTACACCATCGGCAAAGTGAACGAAGCGGTCAATAAACTGCGCGAACTGTCGCCGCTCTGGGAGATGGTGCAGGAAGGCGTTGACCTCAGCAAAGTCGCCTGGACAGGTCATTGA
- the iscU gene encoding Fe-S cluster assembly scaffold IscU — MSYSDKVIDHYNNPRNVGSLDKKDPNVGTGLVGAPECGDVMKLQIKIDPETNIIEEAKFKTFGCGSAIASSSLATEWLKGRSVDEAMAIKNTEIVKELNLPPVKIHCSVLAEDAIKAAVKDYQTKQAVTEVKAEEATVSA, encoded by the coding sequence ATGTCATATTCGGATAAGGTCATCGATCATTACAACAACCCGCGCAACGTCGGCAGCCTTGATAAAAAAGACCCTAATGTCGGAACCGGGTTGGTTGGCGCGCCGGAATGCGGCGATGTCATGAAATTGCAGATTAAAATTGACCCGGAAACCAACATCATCGAAGAGGCGAAATTCAAAACCTTCGGTTGCGGTTCAGCTATCGCCAGTTCGAGTCTCGCGACCGAATGGTTGAAGGGTCGTTCGGTGGATGAAGCGATGGCGATTAAAAACACCGAAATCGTTAAAGAATTGAATCTGCCGCCGGTGAAAATTCACTGCTCCGTATTGGCAGAAGACGCCATCAAAGCGGCAGTGAAAGATTATCAAACCAAACAGGCAGTGACCGAAGTAAAAGCTGAAGAAGCCACCGTCAGCGCCTAA
- a CDS encoding iron-sulfur cluster assembly accessory protein: protein MAIEITHQAAAKIIEIMHDNNLTEGGLRVGIKGGGCSGLGYTLALDTEPQPTDKIFEKDGAKVFVDIKSFIYLNGSILDYKMEGLMQRGFMFVNPNATGSCGCGESFAV, encoded by the coding sequence ATGGCAATCGAAATTACTCATCAAGCAGCCGCTAAAATTATTGAGATTATGCATGACAATAATCTAACGGAAGGCGGCTTGCGCGTCGGTATCAAAGGCGGCGGCTGTTCGGGACTGGGGTACACTCTGGCACTCGACACCGAACCGCAACCGACCGATAAGATTTTTGAAAAGGACGGAGCCAAAGTCTTCGTTGACATTAAGAGCTTTATTTATTTGAACGGATCGATTCTCGATTACAAAATGGAAGGACTGATGCAACGCGGGTTTATGTTCGTCAATCCCAATGCCACCGGCTCCTGTGGTTGTGGAGAGTCTTTTGCTGTGTAG
- the hscB gene encoding Fe-S protein assembly co-chaperone HscB, with the protein MSAVAENQISCVYCGTQTHGAHFCPSCKRIQPVESGTDYFAFLGLPKKLKLDEAALEKLFYQLSREFHPDYFMNATSGEQQASLDRSSMLNEAYRTLREPIKRARYLLSLEGYKEAEKKAPPDLLEEVFELNMQVEELKAAKQMGDEDEIAEARSQLEEALSNLNDQMKAIDMRLFALFDEWNLSLDNHQTQENKKSILDRMSELMSHRSYISNLVRDIKEEIL; encoded by the coding sequence ATGAGCGCCGTTGCGGAAAATCAAATTTCTTGCGTGTATTGCGGCACGCAAACTCACGGGGCGCACTTCTGCCCGTCCTGTAAACGCATTCAACCGGTGGAGTCGGGCACAGATTATTTCGCCTTTCTTGGTTTGCCGAAAAAATTAAAACTCGATGAAGCGGCGCTTGAAAAATTGTTTTACCAACTCTCACGCGAATTTCATCCCGACTATTTTATGAACGCCACCAGCGGTGAACAACAGGCGAGCCTCGACCGTTCTTCGATGCTCAACGAAGCCTATCGCACACTGCGCGAACCCATCAAACGCGCCAGGTATCTGCTCTCGCTTGAAGGCTACAAAGAGGCTGAAAAGAAAGCGCCGCCCGATTTGCTCGAAGAAGTCTTTGAACTAAATATGCAGGTCGAAGAGTTAAAAGCCGCGAAGCAAATGGGCGACGAAGATGAAATCGCGGAAGCCCGTTCGCAACTCGAAGAAGCGTTATCTAATTTGAATGACCAGATGAAAGCGATTGATATGCGGCTTTTCGCGCTTTTCGACGAATGGAATTTGAGCCTTGATAATCATCAGACCCAGGAAAATAAAAAATCCATTTTAGACCGTATGAGCGAATTGATGTCGCATCGCTCATACATCAGCAATTTGGTCAGGGATATAAAAGAGGAGATTTTATAA